One part of the Marispirochaeta sp. genome encodes these proteins:
- a CDS encoding chemotaxis response regulator protein-glutamate methylesterase has translation MSESPIKVLIVDDSAVVRQTLSELLGSEQDIEIMGTAADPIIAAKKIEKEIPDVILLDIEMPRMDGLTFLKKLMQQYPIPVVICSSKAEEGSQNVMNALDYGAVEIIRKPQLGTKQFLTESKLRIADVVRAANMSKTRKFIPKSEVSTKLTADAVLPLGREHVRIETTELVVALGASTGGTEALRVVLEELPVDAPGLVVVQHMPEHFTAAFAKRLDSICNVGVKEAENNDSILRGRVLIAPGNKHTLLKRSGARYYVEVKEGPLVCRHRPSVDVLFRSVARYAGKNAVGIIMTGMGDDGARGLLEMHQNGAYTISQDEESCVVYGMPQEAIKRNAVDTVLPLNRIAAEILKSDKRK, from the coding sequence ATGTCTGAAAGTCCAATCAAGGTTTTAATTGTTGATGATTCAGCTGTTGTGCGGCAGACCCTTTCTGAACTTCTTGGATCAGAGCAGGACATTGAAATTATGGGGACCGCTGCGGACCCCATTATCGCGGCTAAAAAAATTGAAAAAGAAATCCCTGATGTAATACTTCTTGATATAGAAATGCCCAGAATGGATGGCCTGACTTTTCTCAAGAAACTGATGCAGCAGTATCCTATTCCTGTTGTAATCTGTTCAAGCAAGGCTGAAGAAGGTTCTCAGAATGTAATGAACGCCCTTGATTACGGAGCAGTAGAAATAATACGAAAACCACAGTTGGGAACTAAACAGTTTCTTACTGAGTCAAAGCTGCGTATTGCTGATGTAGTACGGGCTGCAAATATGTCGAAAACCAGAAAATTTATTCCAAAATCGGAAGTCTCTACAAAGCTGACTGCAGATGCCGTTCTTCCTCTTGGCCGAGAACACGTGAGGATCGAAACGACAGAGCTTGTTGTCGCCCTTGGGGCCTCTACAGGTGGAACCGAAGCATTGCGGGTGGTTCTGGAAGAGCTGCCTGTGGACGCCCCTGGTCTGGTTGTGGTGCAGCATATGCCGGAGCATTTTACAGCGGCATTTGCAAAGCGGCTGGATTCAATATGCAATGTCGGGGTTAAAGAGGCGGAAAATAATGACTCCATTCTCAGGGGAAGAGTCCTTATCGCGCCGGGAAACAAGCACACCCTGTTAAAACGCAGCGGTGCCCGCTACTATGTCGAGGTAAAGGAAGGTCCTTTGGTGTGCAGGCACCGTCCGTCGGTGGATGTTCTCTTTCGGTCAGTTGCGCGATACGCTGGAAAAAACGCGGTGGGAATCATTATGACCGGTATGGGAGATGACGGTGCACGGGGTTTGTTGGAGATGCACCAGAATGGAGCCTATACAATCTCCCAGGACGAAGAGAGCTGCGTTGTTTACGGCATGCCTCAGGAGGCGATCAAACGAAATGCTGTAGATACTGTTCTTCCCCTTAATCGTATTGCAGCAGAAATACTAAAAAGCGATAAACGGAAATAG
- a CDS encoding chemotaxis protein CheA, whose amino-acid sequence MDRRFIETFIEESYEILDSMERDLIALETNPEEQSHIQAVFRGAHTIKGSAAMFGFQEISEFAHAFETVLDEVRSGTLSITRELINIALEGKDHLRELLEVAREEEGTDGSEALRESSRDIIERLSQFAGSNEHREEHSGTALSSDKKEQKEKDAEDSTYRISFKPRSDVFSTGTNPLLLIKELYDLGKLTIFADVTEVPSLAEIDPEVSYLGWEILLTSNCDYNALRDVFIFVESESYIDIQQLKALDYIDSRGEPKRLGEILVDTGVLDPADLKKLLESQKRIGQKIRDAGLADAAVIESALHVQEHFKKSRVQNTRQQSSSTLRVSSARLDQLIDLVGELVTVQAQVGRISTQMEDENLLSVSEELERLIDDLRDNAMSLRMLPVGTTFSQFKRMVRDLSVDLGKDIELKTIGEETELDKTVLDKIHDPLVHIIRNSADHGIENPEVRTQAGKPAVGTITLEARYSGAAVMISVKDDGRGIDPDAIRRKAVQRGLMSPDEQISDDEAYQLLFAPGFSTAEAVTNLSGRGVGLDVVEKNIQSLSGSVTIQSEVGKGTSFILTLPLTLAIIDGLSVAVGTDTIVIPLAAVESCTELNSDELDERRRLISYRDRLIPYIHLSQFLDIPEQDSTRKQMVIIESSQGRMGILVDEVLGDHQTVIKSLGSMFKEQKSFSGASIMGDGSIALILDINGLVSLIDTAVLEQHAAG is encoded by the coding sequence ATGGATAGGCGTTTTATCGAGACATTTATTGAGGAATCCTATGAAATTCTGGATTCAATGGAGAGGGATCTTATTGCTCTTGAGACGAATCCGGAGGAGCAGAGCCATATCCAGGCAGTCTTCCGCGGAGCTCATACAATAAAGGGTTCTGCTGCCATGTTCGGGTTTCAGGAGATTTCTGAATTTGCCCACGCTTTTGAAACAGTCCTGGATGAAGTCAGATCAGGGACCTTGTCTATAACCCGGGAATTAATAAATATCGCTCTCGAGGGAAAGGATCATCTGCGGGAACTCCTCGAAGTAGCCCGGGAAGAAGAGGGAACAGACGGTAGCGAAGCCTTACGTGAATCGAGCAGGGATATAATAGAAAGGCTTTCACAATTTGCCGGTTCAAATGAGCACCGGGAGGAACATAGCGGTACGGCGCTTTCTTCAGATAAAAAGGAACAAAAGGAAAAAGATGCAGAGGACTCAACTTACCGTATAAGTTTTAAACCCCGATCCGATGTATTCAGCACCGGCACAAATCCTCTGCTTTTAATAAAAGAACTGTATGACCTTGGAAAGTTGACTATTTTCGCAGATGTAACAGAGGTTCCAAGTCTCGCAGAAATTGACCCGGAGGTATCCTACCTTGGATGGGAAATACTGCTGACAAGTAATTGTGACTATAATGCGCTTCGGGATGTTTTTATTTTTGTTGAATCAGAATCCTATATCGATATTCAGCAGCTAAAGGCTTTGGATTATATTGATTCCAGGGGAGAGCCTAAAAGACTCGGTGAGATCCTTGTAGACACTGGTGTTCTGGATCCGGCGGATTTAAAAAAACTCCTGGAGAGTCAAAAAAGGATAGGGCAGAAAATTCGGGATGCCGGTCTGGCGGATGCTGCGGTAATAGAGTCGGCGCTGCATGTGCAGGAGCACTTTAAGAAATCCAGGGTGCAGAACACACGGCAGCAATCATCCAGTACTCTGCGGGTCAGCTCTGCCAGGCTTGATCAGTTGATAGATCTTGTTGGGGAACTGGTTACCGTGCAGGCCCAGGTCGGACGGATATCCACCCAGATGGAGGATGAGAATCTCCTGAGTGTCAGTGAAGAACTGGAACGCCTGATCGATGATTTACGGGACAATGCAATGAGCCTGCGTATGCTGCCTGTGGGGACTACGTTTAGTCAATTTAAGCGCATGGTCCGCGATCTTTCAGTGGATTTGGGGAAGGATATTGAATTAAAGACTATCGGTGAGGAGACTGAGCTTGACAAGACTGTGCTGGATAAAATACACGATCCTCTGGTCCATATTATCCGGAATTCCGCGGATCATGGCATAGAGAATCCGGAGGTCAGAACCCAGGCGGGTAAACCGGCTGTGGGAACGATAACCCTGGAGGCCCGTTATTCCGGTGCAGCCGTTATGATTTCTGTCAAAGACGACGGAAGAGGAATTGACCCGGATGCTATTCGCAGAAAAGCCGTACAGCGCGGATTGATGAGTCCGGATGAACAAATATCCGACGACGAGGCATACCAGCTTCTTTTTGCTCCTGGTTTTTCAACCGCCGAGGCCGTTACGAATCTTTCCGGAAGGGGTGTCGGGCTGGATGTTGTCGAAAAGAATATCCAGTCCCTTTCAGGATCGGTAACAATTCAGAGCGAGGTTGGAAAGGGTACAAGTTTTATTCTGACCCTGCCTTTGACTTTGGCAATCATTGACGGTCTATCCGTAGCCGTAGGCACGGATACCATTGTTATTCCACTCGCGGCAGTGGAATCATGTACTGAGCTGAACAGCGATGAGCTTGATGAACGACGCAGATTGATTTCTTACCGGGACAGGTTGATTCCATATATTCACCTCTCCCAGTTTCTGGATATTCCTGAACAGGACAGCACCCGTAAACAAATGGTAATTATCGAGTCAAGTCAGGGCAGAATGGGGATACTGGTTGATGAAGTGCTCGGGGATCATCAGACAGTAATCAAGAGTCTGGGAAGCATGTTCAAGGAACAGAAAAGTTTTTCCGGCGCATCAATTATGGGCGATGGTTCTATTGCTTTGATACTGGATATTAACGGTCTCGTCAGTTTAATTGATACAGCGGTGCTGGAACAACATGCAGCCGGGTAA
- a CDS encoding response regulator, translated as MEENGTAVILIVEDESIVALDIKNHLLRFGYKTMGPVSSAEAAFSEIDNQVPDLVLMDIKIHGEMDGIEASGIIREKYNRPVILLTAFADDQTLNRAKVSGPFGYILKPFNERELRTTIEMALYRYRMEVRLHESEERYRRLFEEDLSGDFITDEEGKLLDCNPAFLSLFGFSSREDVFGLSINTLFPKERQRQELWQTIQQQGIIRLQEFEILRRDGSVATVLANMVGNLDEHRNLQNLHGYLIDTSEMKSLEEQLRQAQKMEAIGRMAGGIAHDFNNLLTVILGYITLVNEKYVENEPLENELEGIRTAAGKATRLTRQLLAFSRQQVLNPEVIDANVLIKDLEKMLRRLVHEDISLTIFEGAENPKIYIDPGQIEQVLLNMVVNARDAMGPRGKLTIESRNMHVAETFPTPLGSVPRGDYCLIEIEDNGKGIPEDQLSLIFEPFFTTKPADKGTGLGLSTVYGIVKQSRGFVNVRSEVNKGTTFQLFFPVTDKLLRKEQIDIPEIEKYVGTETILLVEDDNAVRAVAMSILKRAGYTVIEAGNAGEALLICEQNGEQIQLLLTDYIMPHMTGDQLILRLRRIVPELPNIIMSGYMKRVNSEKLETDAVLTKPFKPEDLLRVVRTVLDSQD; from the coding sequence ATGGAAGAAAATGGTACCGCTGTCATTCTGATTGTTGAAGATGAATCGATAGTTGCTCTGGACATAAAGAATCATCTGCTTCGATTTGGATACAAGACCATGGGACCGGTTTCTTCCGCCGAAGCCGCTTTCTCTGAGATTGATAACCAGGTTCCGGATCTTGTTTTAATGGATATAAAAATCCATGGTGAAATGGATGGTATCGAGGCATCCGGGATTATCCGTGAAAAGTATAATCGTCCGGTTATTCTGCTGACTGCATTTGCCGATGATCAGACCCTTAACAGGGCAAAGGTAAGCGGACCCTTTGGATATATCCTCAAGCCTTTTAATGAACGGGAGCTCAGAACAACCATTGAGATGGCCTTATACCGATATCGAATGGAGGTACGGCTGCACGAAAGTGAGGAACGGTATCGCAGACTTTTTGAAGAAGATCTTTCCGGTGATTTTATAACAGATGAAGAGGGCAAACTGCTGGACTGTAATCCGGCTTTTCTCAGCTTGTTCGGATTCAGTTCACGGGAAGATGTTTTTGGGCTCAGTATTAATACACTCTTTCCCAAGGAAAGACAGCGGCAAGAGCTGTGGCAGACCATACAGCAGCAGGGGATAATCCGCTTGCAGGAGTTTGAGATTCTTCGGCGGGACGGAAGTGTCGCTACTGTCTTGGCCAACATGGTAGGAAATCTTGATGAGCACAGGAATCTTCAGAACCTGCACGGTTATTTGATTGATACTTCAGAGATGAAGAGTCTTGAAGAGCAGTTACGGCAGGCCCAAAAAATGGAGGCCATTGGCAGAATGGCCGGAGGCATAGCCCACGACTTTAATAATCTGCTCACAGTTATTTTAGGCTATATTACCCTGGTTAATGAGAAGTATGTGGAAAACGAACCTCTGGAGAACGAACTGGAAGGTATCCGGACCGCCGCGGGAAAGGCTACACGGCTGACCAGACAGCTCCTGGCTTTCTCTCGACAGCAGGTATTAAATCCCGAGGTTATTGATGCAAATGTCCTGATAAAAGATCTGGAAAAAATGCTGCGAAGACTTGTCCACGAGGACATCAGTCTCACTATCTTTGAAGGCGCAGAGAATCCAAAGATCTATATTGATCCTGGTCAGATTGAGCAGGTCCTCCTGAATATGGTCGTAAATGCCCGGGATGCCATGGGACCGCGGGGGAAACTGACGATTGAAAGCCGTAATATGCATGTTGCCGAAACCTTTCCGACGCCTCTGGGCTCAGTTCCCCGGGGGGACTACTGTCTAATCGAAATAGAAGATAACGGAAAAGGCATACCGGAAGATCAGCTCAGCCTGATATTTGAGCCTTTTTTTACTACAAAACCGGCGGATAAGGGGACGGGCCTCGGGCTCTCGACGGTGTATGGAATAGTTAAACAAAGCAGAGGCTTTGTTAACGTTCGCAGTGAGGTGAATAAAGGAACCACGTTTCAGCTCTTTTTTCCTGTCACCGATAAACTACTGAGGAAGGAACAAATCGATATTCCCGAAATTGAAAAGTATGTTGGTACCGAGACTATTCTACTGGTTGAAGACGATAACGCAGTGCGGGCTGTTGCCATGAGTATTCTCAAAAGGGCAGGTTATACGGTCATTGAAGCGGGAAATGCCGGTGAGGCCCTGTTGATCTGTGAACAGAACGGCGAACAGATACAGCTGCTCTTAACTGATTACATTATGCCTCACATGACAGGTGACCAGCTTATACTGAGGCTGCGCCGCATCGTACCTGAACTGCCGAATATAATCATGTCCGGTTACATGAAAAGGGTTAATTCCGAGAAACTGGAAACAGATGCTGTGCTGACAAAACCCTTTAAACCGGAGGATTTATTACGGGTTGTGCGAACAGTTCTCGATTCTCAGGATTGA
- a CDS encoding PAS domain S-box protein — MPEYQESLEISSRTDPPRILVVEDEAIVAIDICNILNSLGYIVLDTVDNGSEVIDQVNCQKPDLILMDIHLKGELDGIEVAEIIHRTHRIPVIYISAYSDVDTLSRAKTTQPYGYIIKSFDQNDLFFAIEMALYRHDMEIKMMESERLLATTFGGISDGVISCTADGKIQLINIAACRMLGLSQDDYTGRSIRHLPIQIENYFKETPPDPLDFSSYYSDGKVSGRYFIVVKMSRFPVVCTVSTLKNENEKVSGYIVILRNIEEEYQVQEMQSRLASIVETSEDAIIGSTPEGTIISWNRGARILFGYTQSEVQGKNLSILVPDFYPNEIPEMLDRIRNGEVIDHYETLRTRKDGGILDMSIKISPIRDSRGHLIAASLIARDMSKRKQLEKEILEIEDRERSRIGQDLHDSLGQQLTGILLRLKALEGQLLKSREEENVHTSREIQQLVRNAVEQTREMAKGLIPVTLQTDGLVEALQELTLYCQSMYGVATTFDGPREEIKLQPIAEVQLYHICQEALTNAIKHSLGTSIMVSLERETTELVLSIHDNGNGITEENSEGLGLRIMQYRANMVGGHLSIIGNKGWGTAVICRVPITQE; from the coding sequence ATGCCAGAGTATCAGGAAAGTTTAGAGATATCGTCCCGGACGGATCCGCCACGGATACTGGTTGTTGAAGACGAAGCCATTGTAGCGATTGATATCTGCAATATCCTGAACTCCCTCGGTTACATTGTACTCGATACTGTTGACAATGGTAGCGAGGTAATAGACCAGGTAAACTGCCAGAAGCCTGACTTGATTCTGATGGACATACATTTAAAGGGCGAGCTGGATGGAATCGAAGTGGCTGAAATAATCCACCGAACACACCGCATCCCCGTAATCTACATATCTGCGTACTCAGATGTTGATACCCTTTCACGTGCTAAGACAACCCAGCCCTACGGATATATCATAAAGTCCTTTGATCAGAACGATCTTTTCTTCGCTATCGAAATGGCGCTGTACCGGCATGACATGGAAATAAAGATGATGGAAAGCGAGAGATTGCTTGCCACGACTTTCGGAGGGATTTCCGATGGTGTTATTTCGTGCACTGCCGATGGAAAAATTCAGCTGATTAATATCGCTGCCTGCAGGATGCTTGGTCTTTCTCAGGATGATTACACTGGTCGCTCGATACGGCACCTTCCCATCCAGATTGAAAATTATTTTAAGGAAACACCTCCAGATCCTCTGGATTTTTCGTCATATTATAGTGATGGAAAAGTATCCGGCAGGTACTTTATCGTTGTAAAAATGAGTCGTTTTCCTGTCGTTTGCACAGTATCGACTCTCAAAAACGAGAATGAAAAGGTTTCGGGCTACATTGTTATTTTGCGAAATATTGAAGAGGAGTATCAGGTACAGGAAATGCAGTCCCGGCTTGCCTCAATTGTTGAGACTTCGGAAGACGCTATAATAGGGTCGACTCCGGAAGGTACTATTATCAGCTGGAACCGAGGAGCCAGAATTCTTTTTGGTTACACACAAAGCGAGGTACAGGGAAAAAACCTCTCTATTCTGGTTCCGGATTTCTACCCCAACGAGATACCCGAGATGCTGGACAGAATACGCAACGGCGAAGTAATCGATCATTACGAAACCCTGAGAACACGCAAAGACGGCGGAATACTTGATATGTCGATCAAGATCTCTCCCATCAGAGATTCGAGGGGGCATTTAATCGCCGCATCACTGATAGCCCGCGACATGAGTAAGCGGAAGCAGCTTGAGAAAGAGATACTGGAAATCGAAGATCGGGAAAGGTCAAGAATCGGTCAGGATCTGCATGACAGTCTCGGGCAGCAGTTGACGGGAATCCTCCTGCGCTTAAAGGCTCTGGAAGGGCAGCTTCTGAAATCCCGGGAAGAAGAAAACGTTCATACTTCACGGGAAATCCAGCAGCTGGTAAGGAATGCCGTGGAACAGACCCGGGAGATGGCCAAGGGGCTGATTCCTGTTACCCTGCAAACCGACGGACTGGTAGAAGCACTTCAGGAGCTAACCCTGTATTGTCAGTCCATGTACGGTGTCGCCACAACATTTGATGGACCTCGGGAAGAGATTAAATTACAGCCCATTGCCGAAGTACAGCTGTATCACATTTGTCAGGAAGCATTAACCAATGCAATAAAACATTCACTGGGGACAAGCATAATGGTCTCTCTTGAACGGGAGACTACAGAGCTCGTATTGTCCATCCATGATAATGGTAATGGCATAACCGAAGAAAACAGCGAAGGTCTGGGATTGAGAATCATGCAGTATCGGGCTAACATGGTGGGCGGACATCTTTCCATAATAGGCAACAAGGGATGGGGTACGGCAGTGATTTGCAGAGTTCCTATTACCCAGGAATGA
- a CDS encoding STAS domain-containing protein: MVTVAVERKCVIGTVKFLRTSLLKALDESPDGIILDVSQTDEIDTAGIQLFVSLVKEIEKRGVSLELKGPMNDRVLKQFEISGVRYGEQFHG; encoded by the coding sequence GTGGTTACCGTAGCTGTAGAACGAAAATGCGTCATTGGTACTGTTAAATTCCTAAGGACCTCACTGCTGAAAGCCCTGGATGAGTCGCCTGATGGTATTATTCTGGATGTTTCACAGACAGATGAAATTGATACCGCGGGAATCCAGCTGTTCGTTTCTCTTGTTAAGGAAATTGAAAAAAGAGGTGTTTCTCTGGAGTTAAAGGGTCCTATGAATGACCGCGTGCTCAAGCAATTTGAAATAAGCGGTGTGCGATATGGGGAACAATTTCATGGATAG
- a CDS encoding response regulator transcription factor, whose protein sequence is MKKRIVIIDDHPIVRQGFTQLINQEDDLIVVGEAEDAAGAFELVERLKPDLALIDLSLKNSNGIELIKDLSHLYPDFLMLVISLHEESVYAERSLRAGAKGFIMKAEATENVMTAIRMVLQGDIYLSGSMRNRILHSITSGGNPRNKKNMEEYLSDRELQVLQAVGRGASTKEIADDLNLSIKTIETYKSHLKQKLSLKNSTELMQYAVEWYLKNVR, encoded by the coding sequence ATGAAAAAGAGAATTGTTATTATCGATGATCATCCTATTGTGCGGCAGGGATTTACCCAGCTGATTAATCAGGAGGATGACCTGATTGTTGTTGGTGAAGCCGAAGATGCAGCAGGAGCATTCGAGCTGGTTGAGCGTTTGAAACCAGATCTGGCTCTTATTGACCTTTCTCTAAAAAACTCCAATGGAATAGAGTTAATTAAAGACTTGTCTCATCTGTATCCTGATTTTCTTATGCTCGTAATATCCCTGCATGAGGAGTCGGTATACGCAGAGCGTTCCCTGAGAGCGGGTGCAAAAGGCTTTATTATGAAAGCCGAAGCAACCGAGAACGTAATGACAGCTATACGGATGGTCCTGCAGGGAGACATTTATCTTAGCGGCAGTATGCGAAACCGGATACTCCATTCGATTACTTCCGGAGGAAACCCGCGGAATAAAAAGAACATGGAAGAGTATTTAAGCGATCGGGAATTGCAGGTTCTGCAGGCTGTCGGGCGTGGAGCCAGCACAAAGGAAATCGCCGATGATTTAAACCTGAGTATCAAGACCATTGAAACCTATAAATCTCATTTAAAACAGAAACTGTCACTGAAGAACAGTACTGAACTGATGCAGTATGCCGTGGAATGGTATCTCAAAAATGTTCGCTAA
- a CDS encoding protein-glutamate O-methyltransferase, with translation MQPGKGVASQPRLSSDDFLRIKSFVETNLGIRLPAAKQVMVESRLRKHISKLGKTGFSEYCDFLFNTSEGEKNIQEFVDLITTNKTDFFREPGHFDYLTTRVLPERSVVSGEAFRFWSCGCSSGEEPYTIAMVMEEFFRQNRRFTYDIFASDISHRVLETAQRGVYESNRIDNLSLELKKRYFLKSRDTAQDQVRIKPELRGKVRFYQLNLLSEKYPVPKNLDIIFFRNVMIYFEKPTQQKIINHLCGHLKPGGYLFLGHSESLTGIETDLMNVATTVYKKCAETIRFQNRKRA, from the coding sequence ATGCAGCCGGGTAAAGGGGTGGCTTCCCAGCCGAGGCTAAGCAGTGATGATTTTCTCCGTATTAAATCGTTTGTAGAAACAAACCTTGGAATACGTTTGCCTGCGGCTAAACAGGTTATGGTAGAGTCACGCTTACGAAAGCATATTTCTAAGCTGGGAAAAACGGGCTTCAGCGAATACTGCGATTTTCTTTTTAATACCAGTGAGGGGGAGAAAAATATTCAGGAGTTCGTAGATCTTATTACGACTAATAAAACTGACTTCTTTCGTGAACCGGGACATTTCGATTATCTTACCACAAGAGTTCTGCCGGAGCGTTCTGTCGTATCAGGAGAAGCTTTTCGATTCTGGTCCTGCGGCTGCTCCTCCGGAGAAGAACCGTATACTATTGCCATGGTTATGGAGGAGTTTTTTCGGCAAAACCGACGCTTTACCTATGATATATTCGCTTCGGATATCTCGCACCGTGTACTGGAGACTGCCCAGCGTGGTGTGTATGAATCGAACCGCATTGATAATCTTTCACTGGAGTTGAAAAAAAGATACTTCCTTAAAAGCCGTGATACGGCACAGGACCAGGTGCGGATAAAACCAGAGCTTCGCGGAAAGGTGCGCTTTTACCAGCTGAACCTTCTTAGTGAGAAATACCCGGTGCCAAAAAATCTTGATATTATTTTCTTTCGAAATGTAATGATCTATTTCGAAAAGCCGACCCAGCAGAAAATAATCAATCATCTCTGCGGTCACTTAAAACCGGGGGGCTATCTATTCCTGGGACATTCGGAATCCCTGACCGGAATTGAGACGGACCTTATGAATGTTGCAACCACTGTTTATAAAAAATGTGCTGAGACCATAAGATTCCAAAACCGGAAACGGGCATGA
- a CDS encoding trypsin-like peptidase domain-containing protein, with translation MINVQQRKFVFLLFVTLLLFSCASKSGTPELPDVRELNIQELQRLIDEREPLMALETADTLLKRGILRKDEHGSYRAEIDEMIIDEFSEALEKSDYPGALRYSKAIELLGINLPEGSDRGIIYRNLLDELLRNNMLIPAFAEASEALASGVLSYEDLDFLREAARNSGYTAWSEYLSAEPAAADATIGQDLPGIIDSTVTIWVNRGIRIQSGMGYPDRVIGSGFFIDKTGYLITNYHVIASEVDPEYEGYSRLFIRRGDSRSPRIPARVVGWDPILDLALLKAEINTDYVFSPGKDLPRLGETIYAIGSPGGLEKTITSGIVSATERRLLQLGEAMQIDVPVNQGNSGGPLLNEQGRLVGVVFAGIEFFEGINFAVPVYWLQAILTEMYGEGEVKHPWIGTALHEDRNGLTNLYAAPGSPADNAEIEEGYRLLSINGQAVTKLREINAILVRERPGNLVKTEWEKNDGSRESIYMVLQKRPHSPVLEAHKRGAEKDLVLPLFGMRIQETGATLWEKSYVVEKVYPGSVADETGLSPNDPFYWRGLKIDSERKIALLRMVIKKRKAGFLESSIQLGAYIDVDYFI, from the coding sequence ATGATAAATGTGCAGCAGCGTAAATTCGTGTTCCTGCTTTTTGTTACTCTTTTATTATTCTCATGTGCCAGCAAGTCCGGAACACCCGAGCTACCGGATGTCCGGGAACTTAACATCCAGGAACTGCAACGTTTGATTGATGAAAGGGAACCCCTCATGGCACTTGAAACTGCTGATACCCTTCTGAAACGCGGCATCCTTCGAAAAGATGAACACGGCAGCTACCGTGCAGAAATTGACGAGATGATAATCGATGAGTTCTCAGAAGCCCTTGAAAAATCCGATTATCCAGGTGCTTTGAGGTATTCCAAAGCTATTGAACTTCTAGGAATTAATCTGCCCGAAGGATCTGACCGGGGGATAATCTACAGGAATTTGCTGGACGAGCTGCTCCGGAATAATATGCTTATTCCTGCTTTTGCTGAAGCTTCAGAAGCCCTTGCCTCGGGTGTTCTAAGTTACGAAGATCTGGATTTTCTCAGGGAAGCCGCGCGAAATTCCGGGTATACTGCCTGGTCAGAATATTTGTCCGCTGAACCCGCTGCGGCAGATGCGACAATTGGGCAGGACCTTCCCGGCATAATCGACTCCACCGTTACAATTTGGGTGAATCGGGGAATCCGGATTCAGAGCGGGATGGGGTATCCTGACAGGGTTATCGGCAGCGGATTCTTCATTGATAAAACCGGATACCTGATTACCAATTATCATGTTATTGCCAGCGAGGTTGACCCCGAGTATGAGGGATATTCCCGTCTCTTTATTCGCAGAGGGGACAGTCGTTCTCCACGGATTCCCGCGCGGGTTGTGGGCTGGGATCCCATACTGGATCTGGCATTACTGAAAGCTGAAATTAATACCGACTATGTATTCAGCCCCGGAAAGGATCTTCCCCGACTGGGTGAGACTATTTACGCCATTGGGAGCCCCGGGGGGCTGGAAAAGACAATAACATCAGGAATTGTATCTGCAACAGAGCGCCGTCTGCTGCAGTTGGGCGAGGCAATGCAGATAGACGTGCCTGTTAACCAGGGAAACAGCGGCGGACCTCTTCTTAATGAGCAGGGTCGCTTGGTTGGAGTCGTCTTTGCAGGCATTGAATTCTTTGAAGGTATCAACTTTGCTGTTCCAGTATACTGGCTCCAGGCTATTCTCACGGAAATGTATGGGGAAGGGGAGGTCAAACACCCCTGGATAGGGACGGCGCTGCATGAAGACCGGAATGGTCTGACTAATCTGTATGCTGCTCCTGGTTCTCCCGCCGACAATGCGGAAATAGAAGAAGGGTATAGATTACTGTCGATAAATGGTCAAGCTGTGACCAAATTACGGGAAATAAACGCCATCCTTGTTCGGGAACGCCCGGGAAACCTTGTCAAAACTGAATGGGAAAAAAATGACGGATCCAGGGAATCTATTTACATGGTCCTCCAGAAAAGGCCTCATTCTCCTGTTCTCGAAGCTCATAAAAGAGGAGCCGAAAAAGATCTTGTGCTTCCCTTATTCGGTATGAGGATTCAGGAGACAGGCGCTACCCTGTGGGAAAAAAGCTATGTTGTTGAAAAGGTCTACCCTGGAAGCGTTGCAGATGAGACAGGGCTTTCCCCGAATGATCCTTTTTATTGGCGGGGATTAAAAATCGACTCTGAAAGAAAGATTGCGTTGTTACGCATGGTAATAAAAAAACGCAAAGCCGGTTTTCTTGAATCTTCAATACAGCTTGGCGCCTATATTGATGTCGATTACTTCATATAA